GCACCGCGTGCATATGATTCCTCGATGCCATTACTGGCAGTCAAGATGTGCACAAATTTGAACAGGAGTGACGACCAGCATTTGGCAATCTCTACAACAAAAATTCTAGACTCCACGGGTACATGACTAGCAAAAAATTGCACAGGCGATTGTGTCCAGTAATCAGTATCCTCTCTCTTTCAAGAGCCACCACTACAAAAATAGTACTAGATGGAACCATTGGACATCCAAGGAAAAAGATGCAACTCTTGACTTGCACTACTAGCCTCTACCAGAACAAAAAAGAATTCCAGATGCGGGAAATGCTGGAGAGGATCATAATACTGCAACTGTCAACATAAATTCCATTTTCCTTTCGTTTCTGGTATTAGCTGGAACAGATAAAGTAGAAAACAACATGTTAGGACCTAATGATGAATCATTGAGGTAACGAGGAGGATATAAGGAATGGCTTACAGTGAACTGCTCTCCTCTATCTACAGATATAGGGATACTAAATGGCAGTTTCGGTATGTATTCCCATCGTTGTTGCTTTATCTGTGTCATCAACGAGTCGGCGGAATCGCGCCGCAAGTTCTTGGTAAAACTGCATATCTGATGGACTTACTCGGTCGATTGCCGACTTGAAGTGTACAATTGCTACTTCTGGGATGTCAAAGTTCTCCTGGTGAAAATCCAAATAGTTTATCAGCAAGCTTCTAGTGAAGAAAACACATCTAGTCCTTGTGTACCAGAATGGGCAAAGAGCAGGCAGCATACATCAAGAGCAGCTACGGCGGCTTCCCTGCAGACGAGCTTTATGTCGGCACCGGTGTAGCCTTCTGTGAGTCTAGCAAGTTCGTTTAGATTGACGTCGTGACTGCAAGGAATTTTGCGTGTATGAATCCGGAAAATATCCTCACGGTCAGCTTCATCTGGTGGTTGAACATCAAGCAGTCTGTCGAAACGACCTAGTGCACACATCATTCATGAAGTTAAACCAACAAAAGATAGAGAACATTGCATGTGAAACCCAACAAGAAGCGTAGACCATAAAATGCATGTGCATGTATGTGTAGTTAAGACAGATGACCTGGTCTCAGAAGTGCAATATCGATTTTGTCAGGACGATTCGTAGCTGCAATAACAGTGACACCAATCTTCTGGTCCAAACCTGTTGCAATCATAGTAATTATAGATGATCAAAACATAACTGGCAAAGATATGTAACATGAGTCCAGATAGTAGGTTATCAGCATTTCCAACTAAAACAATGAAAAGACAAGCAAATAGCAGAGAGCCCAGTAACTAATAAGATAGTAAGATACCGGGGCCTCAATTTTGACTAGTAATTGTCCATTTTAATGAATGTAACCTAGTTTATTATATAAGATTATAACATGTGTGGAATCAACCAGTAGAACCTAAAGAAATAGTAGAAACGTCATATCTGCTCTAATTTACATGCTTGACTGCTTGATTTGTGTAGTATAGTCATCAATTAAATCAATGACAGCCTATAATACAAGAGTAACCCACTTTCCAGTATTTAACTACTTAATAAAAAATCAATGATTGATCAAATAAAGACTGAGGTAACAAGTGACCAGTTGCTGGACTACCATCATGGATCAACCAACAGTCCCTAAGGAAGTAATAAGGCTTACCATCCATTTCCTGTAGCAACTGACTGAGTACCCTATCAGCAACAGATATGCCATTACTTCCATGGCCACGAGTTACTGCAAGCCCATCTATTTCATCAAAAAATAATATTGCAGGCGCATTATCCTTCGCCTTCGCAAATAATGATCTCACTGCCTTTTCAGAGTCACCAACCCATTTGCTGAAAAGCTCAGGACCCTTAACTGCAAGGAAATTCATTTTTGCTTCAGAAGCTACAGCACGAGCCATCAATGTCTTACTGCAACCTGGTGGTCCAATCATTAGCAATCCTCTAGGAGGGCGGATCCCTAAGCGTTCAAACGCATCTGGGCATTTCTGTGGCAACTGGATGGCTTCAATTAATTGCTTCTTGATCCTGGCTTGACCACCAACATCTTCCCATCGTACCATCGGAAGCTCTAGCATTACCTGTACAGGAAATGATGGAAGCATTAACATTGTGCTACGTTCTACAGAGCACACACATATTTTACTGATGTTGGTGTTTATTTCCCATAAGATAATAACACACAGGGTGCATCTCAACCAACCAAATCAAGAACACCTTACATTAAACTGAATTGTTATACCAGAATTTCATATCAATTGTTCTGAAATGTGCAACTTTTAGTTTAGTTTTCACTGCTCGTCAGTTGGAGTCCATGATGCAGATATTGACACAAACAtatgaaaagaaagaaaaaaaaaagcaagAGAGAAGAAATGGTGCTTACAAGATAAGAAATCACAGCAAGTAATAAGAGAAGAAATCTGAGAAAGAAACACTAAATGAACATATAAGGTGGGTAAAAATGATACCTCACGCATTGCACTTGGTCTAACTTTCATTTTAGCTTGTTCAAAGTCATCTTTGGTCACCAACAATAGCAACTCATCTTTCTTATCATCCGGCTCGCTACTTTCTATGATATCACCTCTATTGGTCCAGCAATGATCCTCCATTGACATGGTTAACTTTGAGAGAGATGATGATAATGAGCTTACTTCATAACCCCAAAGACCATCAATTTCTTGAATATTAGTCTTTTCTGCATTTGTGTCATGATCACCAAGTAGTTGGGTTGAACTTTCTTTTACACTGATATAACGGCGAAGAGCACTCAATGCAGCCTCATTGCATAGTGCAGCTAGATCAGCACCCACGAATCCATGAGTGGCAAAAGCAAGGGACTCAACTTCCTCACTAGTGAGAGAGTGGTGAACTCCACTTAGAAGGTGGTGAAGTATGTCCAGCCTCTGTCCTGGAGATGGTACTCCTGCAAGTGAATCAACAACTGATCAACTTTGACTTGCTCAACAATTTATCAACTGGACAACCCTATTATTTCAACATTAGGCTTATCATCGATGACAGTCAGCTTGCATTTGACGCTATCTGTAAGCAGTCAACCTCAGTTTACCCGAAGTTCTGAAAACAGCTAGTACTAAACTGATGCAGATAACAGTATATGGGGCATGATGTCTCTTAAGTACCACAAAGTACTTAAAATGCAAGATAACAAATTGTCTATTTTTCGCCGGGGGAGGAGGGGGGATTCATCAATCGCCTACAATTATTTGTCGATACCACCCTAAATGGATGATGTTACCAGCAAAAGGAATCCTACATGTATTCGGCACATATACTAGTACTGGTTTTAGTTGGACACAATACCTTTCGTTAGGGGATGACTGCACACAATACCTTAAAAAAGAACAGCACTGACCTAGAATAGATATAGAACTGCGGTACATGAAAAACATCAAAGATTTCTACCTATTTCAATTTCTTGATCGAATCTTCCTGGTCGTAGTAATGCACGATCAATACTTTCAAGACGATTTGTAGCAGCAATTAAGATAACACGATCATTACGGCCAATCTCATCCATTAGTTTTAACAGAGTGGCCACCATTCTAAGAGACAACTCCTCGCCTCCATCCTTCCTGGCTGGAGCAATCGCATCCAATTCATCAATAAATATCTAACATCAATGAAGATACATATTATCAATCCTCAATATTGTTATTAATTAAGACATCACATACTTCCTCATTGTAATATAGAGAAACCATTGGTAATTAAATAATTCAATCCATAGACATCAATAATCATATTGCTAATCATTCATAAGTCCTCATCGAAGTATATAGAAACCATTTGTAATTAAATACTTCATTCAATCCATAAACATTGATAACAGGAGCTATTACTAATTTTGAGCACTAATAACTCAAGAGATAATGGATGATAACACCTAGCTTACCCAAAATCTAGTTCATAAGATATATTTGTTTTTTATCTTCTTCAAATTTTGTATCTTCTTCAATTGCAGTAACAGTGTTAAATTGATTTTAAAATGGTAGTAACTTCTAACTTCACTTAAAATGTTAAAAGATGGTGTAAAGGATGAGGTTCCTCTAAAGGTGGATGACCAATGAAATATATATAGGC
This DNA window, taken from Triticum aestivum cultivar Chinese Spring chromosome 1D, IWGSC CS RefSeq v2.1, whole genome shotgun sequence, encodes the following:
- the LOC123180281 gene encoding calmodulin-interacting protein 111; translation: MSSKGKKKKPSASPQPSPRTPPSRAREGTGGCILDLSSTAAAAAARYPALVPRGGAGCFAGTVSDVVSRGGSRSGEGRLWLAEPAMASTGLRPGCLVFVSLISSSSNSLDGFPLDSLFEECNRFFDLDVGNDLISNEAGVNFVTATVFPSREVQKNDIKLSWDLACTLGYPVVGRSLLISPVYTSQAPKRADSGELLRVIKCSDLYLGLVPTKVVPSSHNKSESDCHPVRNVMVMESPKRIPSTPPCRNESHDGASNSGFSLCLDQATAKSALADDKINDLLQTSASRWLDGRHLLKGNYVPLSMCGKLSIFVVLRAETDGSALDVVHEKRNSMSNADVSGKLVETPALYLVDRTTKVHLSDLSSSKEFGSDKLGFPPEYSICADTGSEDANHDQRLGGLSEVSAKVKEMISFSLADQIGLPRNGLHDLPRYKGLLLYGPPGTGKTSLASSCAYDLGANLFTINGPEIIGQYHGESEQTLYDVFTSAKQAAPAVIFIDELDAIAPARKDGGEELSLRMVATLLKLMDEIGRNDRVILIAATNRLESIDRALLRPGRFDQEIEIGVPSPGQRLDILHHLLSGVHHSLTSEEVESLAFATHGFVGADLAALCNEAALSALRRYISVKESSTQLLGDHDTNAEKTNIQEIDGLWGYEVSSLSSSLSKLTMSMEDHCWTNRGDIIESSEPDDKKDELLLLVTKDDFEQAKMKVRPSAMREVMLELPMVRWEDVGGQARIKKQLIEAIQLPQKCPDAFERLGIRPPRGLLMIGPPGCSKTLMARAVASEAKMNFLAVKGPELFSKWVGDSEKAVRSLFAKAKDNAPAILFFDEIDGLAVTRGHGSNGISVADRVLSQLLQEMDGLDQKIGVTVIAATNRPDKIDIALLRPGRFDRLLDVQPPDEADREDIFRIHTRKIPCSHDVNLNELARLTEGYTGADIKLVCREAAVAALDENFDIPEVAIVHFKSAIDRVSPSDMQFYQELAARFRRLVDDTDKATTMGIHTETAI